A genome region from Thermomonospora amylolytica includes the following:
- a CDS encoding NAD(P)-dependent oxidoreductase yields the protein MDKDKDNATPVSVLGLGLMGAALARAFLNAGHPTTVWNRSAGRADALAAEGAVRAATVAEAIDASDLIIVCVLDYPVVRALLEPVAGGLDGKTVVNLTSGTPDQARRMSTWAIEQGADYLDGGIMAIPQMIAQPEALILYSGSRRAYTDHESVLGVLATGRYVGTDAGRAALFDLAMLTAMYGQIAGYLQGVALVDAEGVTAAEITPLIVSWLNAMAATLPHDAEQIDRREYTTDVSNLALNRTALATLVRAYEDQGLPTDVLQPIRSLIERRVAAGHGTDSLAGLVELLRK from the coding sequence ATGGACAAGGACAAGGACAACGCCACGCCGGTGTCGGTGCTCGGGCTGGGCCTGATGGGGGCGGCGCTGGCCCGCGCGTTCCTCAACGCCGGTCACCCGACGACCGTGTGGAACCGTTCGGCGGGCAGGGCCGACGCCCTGGCGGCCGAGGGCGCGGTGCGCGCGGCCACGGTCGCCGAGGCGATCGACGCGAGCGACCTGATCATCGTGTGCGTGCTGGACTATCCGGTCGTGCGGGCGCTGCTGGAGCCGGTGGCCGGCGGGCTGGACGGCAAGACGGTCGTGAACCTCACCAGCGGCACGCCCGACCAGGCGCGGCGGATGTCGACCTGGGCGATCGAGCAGGGCGCCGACTACCTGGACGGCGGCATCATGGCGATCCCGCAGATGATCGCGCAGCCGGAGGCGCTGATCCTCTACAGCGGGTCGCGGCGGGCCTACACCGACCACGAGTCCGTTCTGGGGGTGCTGGCCACCGGCAGGTACGTGGGCACGGACGCCGGGCGGGCGGCGCTGTTCGACCTGGCGATGCTGACGGCCATGTACGGGCAGATCGCCGGATACCTGCAGGGGGTGGCGCTGGTGGACGCGGAGGGCGTCACCGCGGCCGAGATCACCCCGCTGATCGTGTCCTGGCTGAACGCCATGGCCGCGACCCTGCCGCACGACGCCGAGCAGATCGACCGGCGCGAGTACACCACCGACGTGTCCAACCTGGCCCTCAACCGGACGGCCCTGGCCACCCTGGTCCGGGCGTACGAGGACCAGGGGCTGCCGACGGACGTGCTGCAGCCGATCCGGTCGCTCATCGAACGCCGGGTGGCCGCGGGCCACGGCACCGACAGCCTGGCGGGCCTGGTCGAGCTGCTGCGCAAATGA
- a CDS encoding putative glycoside hydrolase, giving the protein MKTINSARPWTVAAGSTAAVTAALVTAGLVIKEIAGPELHVAAVRDGAVLSREEARVQTVAVTTNEPGKVRVRLDGRPLELRAHGGRLVADLGPLPEGEHELTVTAPGGLPLTGGNITRKFRVDATPPSITVDALRPATRDGQPARLQARSLREPFTLTGRVRGATRLLSEGRPVELGEEGRFTLRYRTPPDAVRLTAYDSAGNRLDQRIPVVVPHPEMRAVHVTALAWASEPLRNRVLTMIREGRINAVQLDIKDEDGIVGYASQVPLAREVGAARPIYDARKAIDQLHAMNVRVVGRIVAFRDPQLGRASWKAGKRDRLVQTPGGGAYGAHYGAQSFTNLADPEVRRYNIDLAVEAARLGFDDILYDYVRRPDGPLKSMRFPGIKGSVEDNVASFVAETRRLVRPHGAFLGASVYGIAATRPLEIGQDITKIGKHVDYVAPMLYPSHWASGEFGIGNPNAQPYKTVYASMLTFHKVLRGTSAQVIPWLQDFSLGHSYGNAEVRAQIDAAAKTGSPSFLLWDPSCRYHPGALEPRENWKSA; this is encoded by the coding sequence ATGAAGACGATCAACAGCGCGCGGCCCTGGACGGTGGCCGCGGGCTCGACGGCGGCGGTCACCGCCGCCCTGGTCACGGCCGGCCTGGTGATCAAGGAGATCGCCGGGCCGGAACTGCACGTGGCCGCCGTCCGGGACGGGGCGGTGCTCAGCCGCGAGGAGGCGCGCGTCCAGACGGTCGCGGTCACCACGAACGAGCCGGGCAAGGTGCGGGTCCGGCTCGACGGGCGGCCGCTGGAGTTACGCGCCCACGGCGGCAGGCTCGTCGCCGACCTCGGCCCGCTGCCGGAGGGCGAGCACGAGCTGACCGTCACCGCGCCCGGCGGGCTCCCCCTGACCGGCGGCAACATCACCCGCAAGTTCCGGGTGGACGCCACTCCGCCGTCCATCACCGTCGACGCGCTGCGGCCCGCCACGCGCGACGGGCAGCCGGCGCGCCTGCAGGCCCGTTCGCTGCGCGAGCCGTTCACCCTGACCGGCCGGGTCCGCGGCGCGACCCGGCTGCTCAGCGAGGGACGCCCGGTCGAGCTCGGCGAGGAGGGCCGGTTCACGCTGCGGTACCGGACACCGCCGGACGCGGTGCGGCTGACCGCCTACGACTCCGCCGGGAACCGCCTCGACCAGCGCATTCCCGTCGTCGTCCCGCATCCGGAGATGCGCGCGGTGCACGTGACCGCCCTGGCGTGGGCGTCCGAGCCGCTGCGCAACCGGGTGCTGACGATGATCCGCGAGGGCCGGATCAACGCCGTCCAGCTCGACATCAAGGACGAGGACGGCATCGTCGGCTACGCCTCGCAGGTCCCGCTGGCCCGCGAGGTCGGCGCGGCCCGTCCCATCTACGACGCCCGCAAGGCCATCGACCAGTTGCACGCCATGAACGTGCGGGTGGTCGGCCGGATCGTGGCGTTCCGCGACCCGCAGCTGGGCCGGGCGTCCTGGAAGGCGGGCAAGCGCGACCGCCTGGTGCAGACTCCCGGCGGCGGCGCGTACGGGGCGCACTACGGCGCCCAGTCGTTCACCAACCTGGCCGACCCCGAGGTCCGCAGGTACAACATCGACCTGGCGGTGGAGGCGGCCAGGCTCGGCTTCGACGACATCCTGTACGACTACGTCCGCCGTCCCGACGGGCCGCTGAAGTCGATGCGCTTCCCCGGCATCAAGGGGTCGGTGGAGGACAACGTGGCGTCGTTCGTCGCCGAGACCCGCCGGCTGGTCCGGCCGCACGGGGCGTTCCTGGGGGCCTCGGTGTACGGCATCGCCGCGACCCGGCCGCTGGAGATCGGCCAGGACATCACCAAGATCGGCAAGCACGTCGACTACGTGGCGCCCATGCTGTACCCGTCGCACTGGGCGTCCGGCGAGTTCGGGATCGGCAACCCCAACGCCCAGCCGTACAAGACGGTCTACGCCTCGATGCTGACCTTCCACAAGGTGCTGCGCGGCACGTCGGCGCAGGTCATCCCGTGGCTGCAGGACTTCTCGCTGGGGCACTCGTACGGGAACGCCGAGGTCAGGGCGCAGATCGACGCCGCCGCCAAGACCGGCAGCCCGTCGTTCCTGCTGTGGGACCCGTCCTGCCGCTACCACCCGGGGGCCCTGGAGCCCCGGGAGAACTGGAAGAGCGCATGA
- a CDS encoding PadR family transcriptional regulator → MDHERRGQWLRGVLDLCVLAVLFRRESYGYELAQSLDAAGLGPIRGGTLYPVLLRLQRTGMVTAQWREGEAGPARKYYRITDAGGELLRRTAADWEAFAHGVNALLREVATR, encoded by the coding sequence GTGGATCATGAACGACGCGGCCAATGGCTGCGCGGAGTGCTGGACCTGTGCGTCCTGGCCGTCCTGTTCCGTCGCGAGTCCTACGGTTACGAGTTGGCGCAGTCCCTGGACGCGGCCGGGCTCGGGCCGATCCGCGGCGGCACCCTGTATCCGGTGCTGCTGCGCCTGCAGCGCACCGGGATGGTCACCGCGCAGTGGCGCGAGGGAGAGGCGGGCCCGGCCCGCAAGTACTACCGGATCACCGACGCGGGCGGCGAGCTGCTGCGCCGTACCGCGGCCGACTGGGAGGCGTTCGCGCACGGGGTGAACGCGCTGCTGCGGGAGGTGGCGACCCGATGA
- a CDS encoding FUSC family protein has protein sequence MPVRSAVRHRVRTAASPRLLRIAVRKAQPAAVAIARLVMTAVAAYLLALWLLEVSAPVLAPLTALLVVQVSLFQTLRSGVQRIVSVTAGVIVAVVLVDLIGFTWWSLGVTIAAALALGHLLRLGDHMLEVPISAMLILQLGSDTAALDRIIETLVGAGVGMAAGLLVSPVRVRPAAEAIAELGRSMGALLEHMADGLDAEPDRRTTDRWLERSRGLAREIREVDRALAEAEDSARLNPRTRVGPADRPGPVLRIALEHLEHAAVSIRGLARSMADRTALVHADRTGLGAQMWEADVRDRLAVTLRELSCGTILYTRAATAATADDAVRRTADLEGCLSEARRRRDELGGLLREDPGHWPLHGELLVHLDRLIDELRAAGQGPVVHRPAGRRRPIVRRSAIRIPRTPTRTLVRRRRRTDTGPHRH, from the coding sequence GTGCCCGTGCGTTCCGCCGTACGCCACCGCGTCCGCACCGCCGCCTCGCCGCGGCTGCTGCGGATCGCCGTCCGCAAGGCGCAGCCCGCCGCCGTCGCCATCGCCAGGCTGGTGATGACGGCGGTGGCGGCGTATCTGCTGGCGCTGTGGCTGCTGGAGGTGTCCGCGCCGGTGCTGGCCCCGCTGACCGCGCTGCTGGTGGTGCAGGTCTCGCTGTTCCAGACGCTGCGCAGCGGCGTCCAGCGGATCGTCAGCGTCACCGCCGGGGTGATCGTCGCGGTCGTGCTGGTGGACCTGATCGGCTTCACCTGGTGGAGCCTGGGGGTGACCATCGCCGCCGCGCTGGCGCTGGGGCATCTGCTGCGGCTGGGCGACCACATGCTGGAGGTGCCGATCAGCGCGATGCTGATCCTGCAGCTCGGCAGCGACACCGCCGCGCTGGACCGGATCATCGAGACGCTGGTCGGCGCCGGCGTGGGGATGGCGGCCGGGCTGCTGGTCTCCCCGGTCCGGGTCCGGCCCGCCGCCGAGGCCATCGCCGAGCTCGGCCGGTCGATGGGGGCGCTGCTGGAGCACATGGCCGACGGGCTGGACGCCGAACCCGACCGCAGGACCACCGACCGCTGGCTGGAGCGCTCGCGCGGCCTGGCGCGGGAGATCCGCGAGGTCGACCGGGCGCTGGCCGAGGCCGAGGACAGCGCCCGGCTCAACCCGCGCACCCGGGTCGGCCCGGCCGACCGGCCCGGCCCGGTGCTGCGGATCGCGCTGGAGCACCTGGAGCACGCGGCCGTGAGCATCCGCGGGCTGGCCCGTTCCATGGCCGACCGCACCGCGCTGGTGCACGCCGACCGCACCGGCCTCGGCGCGCAGATGTGGGAGGCCGACGTGCGCGACCGGCTGGCCGTCACCCTGCGCGAGCTGTCGTGCGGCACGATCCTCTACACCCGCGCCGCCACCGCGGCCACCGCCGACGACGCCGTCCGCCGCACCGCCGACCTGGAGGGCTGCCTGTCGGAGGCCCGGCGCCGCCGCGACGAACTGGGCGGACTGCTGCGCGAGGACCCCGGCCACTGGCCGCTGCACGGCGAGCTGCTGGTCCACCTTGACCGCCTGATCGACGAGCTGCGCGCCGCCGGGCAGGGGCCCGTGGTGCACCGCCCGGCCGGGCGCCGCCGCCCGATCGTCCGCCGCTCGGCCATCCGCATCCCCCGCACCCCGACCCGCACCCTGGTCCGCCGGCGCCGCCGCACCGACACCGGCCCGCACCGGCACTGA
- a CDS encoding ATP-binding cassette domain-containing protein produces the protein MNTDAWLHALDGELRRRGIDPGLARHVVAEAAAHLRDSRQAPLVAFGRPDAYAAAVAESVGPPAPSAPSAPPRRPAPGPVRLEARGIVKCHRRRTVLSGVDLTVRAGEIAAVVGANGCGKSTLLRICAGLESPDRGQVRISGTLGFCPQDGGTSDFLIPDEHFALVGAGRGMRRGAAVRAGRTHAAALDWDPAGAGQARFLSGGTRQKLNLVMAGLGDPDVLLLDEPYQGFDRGSYVDFWRRLWTWRDAGKAIVVVTHLLDQLDRVDTVLDLTPARTTEARA, from the coding sequence ATGAACACCGACGCCTGGCTGCACGCCCTGGACGGGGAGCTGCGGCGGCGGGGGATCGACCCCGGCCTGGCCCGGCACGTGGTCGCCGAGGCCGCCGCCCACCTGCGCGACAGCCGGCAGGCCCCGCTGGTGGCGTTCGGGCGGCCCGACGCCTACGCCGCCGCCGTCGCCGAGAGCGTCGGCCCGCCCGCGCCGTCCGCGCCGTCCGCGCCGCCCCGCAGGCCCGCGCCCGGCCCGGTCCGGCTGGAGGCCCGCGGCATCGTCAAGTGCCACCGCCGCCGCACGGTGCTGTCCGGCGTCGACCTGACCGTGCGGGCCGGGGAGATCGCCGCGGTCGTCGGGGCCAACGGCTGCGGCAAGAGCACCCTGCTGCGGATCTGCGCCGGGCTGGAATCCCCCGACCGCGGTCAGGTCCGCATCAGCGGCACCCTCGGGTTCTGCCCGCAGGACGGCGGGACCAGCGACTTCCTCATCCCCGACGAGCACTTCGCGCTGGTCGGCGCCGGACGCGGGATGCGGCGCGGCGCCGCCGTGCGGGCCGGCCGGACGCACGCCGCCGCGCTGGACTGGGACCCCGCCGGGGCCGGTCAGGCCCGGTTCCTGTCCGGCGGCACCCGGCAGAAGCTCAACCTGGTCATGGCCGGGCTCGGTGACCCCGACGTGCTGCTGCTCGACGAGCCCTACCAGGGCTTCGACCGCGGCTCGTACGTGGACTTCTGGCGGCGGCTGTGGACCTGGCGGGACGCCGGCAAGGCGATCGTCGTGGTCACCCACCTGCTCGACCAGCTCGACCGGGTCGACACCGTGCTCGACCTGACCCCGGCGCGGACGACGGAGGCGCGCGCATGA
- a CDS encoding BTAD domain-containing putative transcriptional regulator, giving the protein MRFGVLGPLEVWTRDGGRAPIPEAKVRALLADLIVHDGRTAPAARLIDDLWGDRPPANPAGALQARVSQLRRALEDAEPGGRDLVVTRPQGYALQITGDTVDARRFADLTERARRAAHPADRAALLDEALGLWRGPAFADFADEEFARAAAVRLEEQRLAALEDRAEARLELGRHAALVGELEELLVHHPFRERLRAAHLRALYQAGRQSDALTEYARFRERLAEELGVDPGPRLVALHQAILRQDPALDPSARPARTNLPAEVTELIGRDDELAGTRALLAEHRMVTLTGPGGVGKTRLAIEVASRLRHEHPDGVWLVELATTTRPVEAVAAVLGIRDDEGPDLADRMAAALRTRRSLLVLDNCEHVVTAAAELADALLRAAPGVRILATSREPLGLAGERVSPVPPLRAPGPWDAADPSALTAFSAVRLFVARAAAAAPGFALDAGNAAAVAAICRGLDGLPLALELAATRVRGLEVHELAARLDDRFRLLDGGRRGGPARQRTLRAMIDWSWEPLTGPERAVLRRLAVHADGCTLQAAEAVCSGDGVAREDVADVLARLVDRSLASRTGGRYRLLESVAAYCVERLREAAEEDRVRRRHLHYYADLAERAASGLRGPRQGEWLERLDAESANVRTALDHAADADAALRLACAMAWYWFLRGRLGEGVRLLGTALALGGGDPAARAEAMTWQAGLALHRGDGTFRGPRTDEILRLHDDLGDPGRRAWAHWFLAFAHLGSGDPAANEERVDRALEGFRETGDRWGIAAALTVKARHRYLRGELAAVERDGRESLALFDALGDRWGRLQATDVLGALAEMTGDYRRAERLHRDGLRIAERFGLRVDASTRLAKLGRIAMLTGDHAEAVRLQEEARRLAAEHALPRAEQFAEVGLGMAARRQGRLRDAERHLNAWLDWCRGIDGDPGAALILAELGFVAELRGDAEAALALHTEGLEAARNTGDPRAVALALEGLAGAHALAGRPGRAARLLGTAAAAREEAGAPLPEGERGDVERITANVRAALGDVVFEEKHDAGRSAWNGPAGVGWDQ; this is encoded by the coding sequence ATGCGCTTCGGGGTGCTCGGGCCGCTGGAGGTCTGGACGCGGGACGGAGGGCGGGCGCCCATCCCCGAGGCCAAGGTGCGCGCCCTGCTCGCCGACCTGATCGTCCACGACGGCCGGACCGCGCCCGCCGCCCGCCTGATCGACGACCTGTGGGGCGACCGGCCGCCCGCCAATCCCGCCGGGGCGCTGCAGGCCAGGGTGTCCCAGCTGCGGCGGGCGCTGGAGGACGCCGAGCCCGGCGGCCGGGACCTCGTGGTCACCCGCCCGCAGGGGTACGCGCTGCAGATCACCGGCGACACGGTCGACGCCCGCCGGTTCGCCGACCTGACCGAACGGGCCCGGCGCGCCGCCCACCCGGCGGACCGCGCCGCGCTGCTGGACGAGGCGCTGGGGCTGTGGCGCGGCCCGGCGTTCGCCGACTTCGCCGACGAGGAGTTCGCCCGGGCCGCGGCCGTCCGGCTGGAGGAGCAGCGGCTCGCCGCGCTGGAGGACCGCGCCGAGGCCCGGCTGGAGCTGGGACGGCACGCCGCACTGGTCGGGGAGCTGGAGGAGCTCCTGGTCCACCACCCGTTCCGGGAACGGCTTCGCGCCGCCCACCTGCGCGCCCTCTACCAGGCGGGACGGCAGAGCGACGCGCTGACCGAGTACGCGCGCTTCCGGGAACGGCTCGCCGAGGAACTCGGCGTCGACCCCGGTCCGCGGCTCGTCGCGCTCCACCAGGCGATCCTCAGGCAGGACCCGGCGCTCGACCCGTCGGCCCGGCCCGCGCGCACCAACCTGCCCGCCGAAGTGACCGAGCTGATCGGACGCGACGACGAACTCGCCGGGACCCGCGCGCTGCTGGCCGAGCACCGCATGGTGACCCTGACCGGCCCCGGCGGGGTGGGCAAGACGCGCCTGGCCATCGAGGTCGCCTCCCGGCTGCGGCACGAGCACCCGGACGGCGTGTGGCTGGTCGAGCTCGCCACCACGACCCGGCCCGTCGAGGCCGTGGCCGCCGTCCTGGGGATCCGCGACGACGAGGGCCCCGACCTGGCCGACCGCATGGCGGCCGCGCTCCGCACCCGGCGGTCCCTGCTGGTGCTGGACAACTGCGAGCACGTCGTGACCGCCGCCGCCGAACTCGCCGACGCCCTCCTCCGCGCCGCCCCCGGCGTCCGCATCCTGGCCACCAGCCGCGAACCCCTGGGCCTGGCGGGAGAACGCGTCTCGCCGGTGCCGCCCCTGCGGGCCCCCGGCCCCTGGGACGCCGCCGACCCTTCGGCGCTCACCGCGTTCAGCGCCGTCCGGCTGTTCGTCGCGCGCGCCGCCGCTGCGGCGCCCGGGTTCGCCCTCGACGCCGGGAACGCCGCCGCCGTCGCCGCGATCTGCCGGGGACTGGACGGCCTGCCGCTGGCCCTGGAACTGGCCGCGACCCGGGTGCGCGGCCTGGAGGTGCACGAACTGGCGGCCCGGCTGGACGACCGGTTCCGGCTGCTAGACGGCGGCCGGCGCGGCGGCCCCGCCCGGCAGCGGACCCTGCGCGCCATGATCGACTGGAGCTGGGAGCCGCTGACCGGCCCGGAACGCGCGGTGCTGCGCAGGCTGGCCGTGCACGCCGACGGGTGCACGCTCCAGGCCGCCGAGGCGGTCTGCTCCGGTGACGGCGTGGCTCGCGAGGACGTGGCCGACGTGCTGGCACGGCTGGTGGACCGTTCGCTGGCGTCCCGGACCGGCGGCCGCTACCGGCTGTTGGAGTCGGTGGCGGCCTACTGCGTCGAACGGCTGCGCGAGGCCGCCGAGGAGGACCGCGTCCGCCGCCGTCACCTGCACTACTACGCCGACCTTGCCGAACGCGCGGCCTCCGGGCTGCGCGGCCCCCGGCAGGGCGAATGGCTGGAGCGCCTCGACGCGGAGTCCGCCAACGTCCGTACTGCCCTCGACCACGCCGCCGACGCCGACGCGGCGCTCCGGCTGGCGTGCGCGATGGCCTGGTACTGGTTCCTGCGCGGGCGGCTGGGGGAGGGGGTCCGGCTGCTGGGCACGGCCCTCGCTCTCGGCGGCGGCGACCCGGCGGCCCGCGCCGAGGCGATGACCTGGCAGGCGGGCCTGGCCCTGCACCGAGGCGACGGCACCTTCCGAGGCCCCCGCACCGACGAGATCCTGCGCCTGCACGACGATCTCGGCGACCCCGGCCGCCGGGCGTGGGCGCACTGGTTCCTGGCGTTCGCCCATCTGGGATCCGGCGACCCGGCCGCCAACGAGGAACGCGTGGACCGGGCCCTGGAGGGCTTCCGGGAGACCGGCGACCGGTGGGGGATCGCCGCCGCCCTCACCGTCAAGGCCCGCCACCGCTACCTCCGGGGCGAGCTGGCCGCCGTCGAACGCGACGGACGCGAAAGCCTGGCGCTGTTCGATGCGCTCGGCGACCGCTGGGGCAGGCTCCAGGCCACCGACGTCCTCGGCGCCCTCGCCGAGATGACCGGCGACTACCGCCGTGCCGAACGGCTGCACCGCGACGGGCTGCGCATCGCCGAGCGGTTCGGCCTGCGGGTCGACGCGTCCACCCGGCTCGCCAAGCTCGGCCGGATCGCCATGCTCACCGGCGACCACGCCGAGGCGGTCCGGTTGCAGGAGGAGGCCCGCCGGCTGGCCGCCGAGCACGCCCTCCCCAGGGCCGAGCAGTTCGCCGAGGTGGGGCTGGGCATGGCCGCCAGGCGGCAGGGCCGGCTCCGGGACGCCGAACGGCACCTGAACGCCTGGCTGGACTGGTGCCGCGGCATCGACGGCGACCCCGGGGCGGCGCTGATCCTGGCCGAGCTGGGCTTCGTCGCCGAACTCCGCGGCGACGCCGAGGCGGCGCTGGCCCTGCACACCGAGGGCCTGGAGGCCGCCCGCAACACGGGCGATCCCCGCGCGGTCGCCCTCGCCCTGGAGGGCCTGGCGGGCGCGCACGCCCTGGCCGGCCGGCCCGGGAGGGCCGCCCGGCTGCTCGGCACCGCGGCGGCGGCGCGCGAGGAGGCCGGTGCCCCGCTCCCGGAGGGCGAACGCGGCGACGTGGAACGGATCACCGCGAACGTCCGGGCGGCCCTCGGCGACGTCGTGTTCGAGGAGAAGCACGACGCCGGCCGGTCCGCCTGGAACGGACCGGCCGGCGTCGGATGGGATCAGTGA
- a CDS encoding hemerythrin domain-containing protein, translating to MAQAPTLTKNDVIDLLVAQHAQIRDLFAETLESTGDRRKDAFRRLVRLLAVHETAEEEIVHPVARRSLPGGEGIVDDRLKEEREAKELLAELDGMDVHDPQFLPKLDKLRIAVLTHARSEERYEFYRLVAEFSDTQRAAMARAVKAAEATAPTHPHPGTESAKANVLVGPLASMVDRIRDIIRKD from the coding sequence ATGGCCCAGGCGCCGACGCTGACCAAGAACGACGTGATCGACCTGCTGGTGGCGCAGCACGCGCAGATCCGGGATCTGTTCGCCGAGACCCTGGAGTCCACCGGCGACCGGCGCAAGGACGCGTTCCGGCGGCTGGTGCGGCTGCTGGCCGTGCACGAGACCGCCGAGGAGGAGATCGTCCATCCGGTGGCCCGCCGCAGCCTGCCCGGCGGCGAGGGCATCGTCGACGACCGGCTCAAAGAGGAGCGCGAGGCCAAGGAGCTGCTGGCGGAGCTGGACGGGATGGACGTCCACGACCCGCAGTTCCTGCCCAAGCTGGACAAGCTGCGGATCGCCGTGCTGACCCACGCCCGCTCGGAGGAGCGGTACGAGTTCTACCGGCTGGTCGCCGAGTTCAGCGACACCCAGCGCGCCGCGATGGCCCGCGCGGTCAAGGCCGCCGAGGCGACCGCCCCCACCCACCCGCACCCGGGCACCGAGAGCGCGAAGGCCAACGTGCTCGTCGGCCCGCTGGCCTCGATGGTGGACCGCATCCGCGACATCATCCGCAAGGACTGA
- a CDS encoding mycothiol-dependent nitroreductase Rv2466c family protein, with the protein MADKTIADLWFDPSCPYTWLTTCWLLEVAEVRPVEIRWHVMSLSVLNEGRDDDPEGDPEGWLWVPVRICAAVARHHGHEALGRFYRALWSQARESGDWMGELTGALAAAGLPAELFEAGQGTDYDDLVRASHAEGIRLVGDHVGTPIIAATTPGGGRTAFFGPVISRVPTGEEAARLWDGTLLVAGVRGFHTLKGVPPAEPQFPR; encoded by the coding sequence GTGGCGGACAAGACGATCGCGGATCTGTGGTTCGACCCCTCCTGTCCCTATACCTGGCTCACCACGTGCTGGCTGCTGGAAGTGGCCGAGGTTCGCCCGGTGGAGATCCGCTGGCACGTGATGAGCCTGTCGGTGCTGAACGAGGGCCGCGACGACGACCCGGAGGGCGACCCCGAGGGATGGCTGTGGGTGCCGGTCCGCATCTGCGCGGCCGTCGCCCGCCACCACGGGCACGAGGCCCTCGGCCGGTTCTACCGGGCCCTGTGGTCACAGGCGCGGGAGAGCGGCGACTGGATGGGCGAGCTGACCGGCGCCCTGGCCGCCGCCGGGCTGCCCGCCGAGCTGTTCGAGGCCGGGCAGGGCACCGACTACGACGACCTCGTACGGGCCTCGCACGCCGAGGGCATCAGGCTGGTCGGCGACCACGTCGGAACGCCGATCATCGCCGCGACCACGCCCGGCGGCGGCCGGACCGCCTTCTTCGGGCCGGTGATCTCCCGCGTTCCCACGGGGGAGGAGGCGGCCCGGCTGTGGGACGGGACGCTGCTGGTGGCCGGGGTGCGGGGCTTCCACACCCTCAAGGGCGTCCCGCCCGCCGAACCGCAGTTCCCCCGCTGA
- a CDS encoding polysaccharide deacetylase family protein: MNATMTRLAAIVSAGALAVSACGGAPEPVGDAAGKAAGKAAPARPPVDPASVRANELGRVPVLMYHQIVPKPTTVYDRTPADFRAELERLAREGYVPITAAEFVTGRIDIPAGRHPVVLTFDDSTISQFTLGPDGSPLPDTAVGILLDVARRHPGFRPVATMFVNSAPFNDPDGRRTLTWLHRHGFEIGNHTATHANLGSSSAAKVRQEIAANQKAITAAVPGTTVRTLALPFGIKPNPPSLAVRGEHGGVRYAHLGVFLVGSNPSPSVFDASFDPQNIPRIRSQGPKGQDANFASTRWLNDLASPEGDRYTSDGDPTKISYPRGTTAQVAPAWRKLARPY, from the coding sequence ATGAACGCGACGATGACGCGGCTCGCGGCGATCGTGTCGGCGGGGGCGCTGGCGGTGTCGGCCTGCGGAGGCGCGCCCGAGCCGGTGGGCGACGCCGCCGGGAAGGCCGCGGGGAAGGCCGCGCCCGCGCGGCCCCCGGTGGATCCGGCGTCGGTGCGCGCCAACGAGCTCGGCCGGGTGCCGGTGCTGATGTACCACCAGATCGTGCCCAAGCCCACCACCGTGTACGACCGCACCCCGGCCGACTTCCGGGCCGAGCTGGAACGGCTGGCGCGGGAGGGCTACGTGCCGATCACCGCCGCGGAGTTCGTCACCGGGCGGATCGACATCCCGGCGGGCAGGCACCCGGTGGTGCTGACCTTCGACGACTCGACGATCAGCCAGTTCACCCTGGGGCCGGACGGCAGCCCGCTGCCGGACACCGCGGTCGGGATCCTGCTGGACGTCGCCCGGCGGCATCCGGGGTTCCGGCCGGTGGCGACCATGTTCGTCAACTCGGCCCCGTTCAACGATCCGGACGGGCGGCGGACGCTGACCTGGCTGCACCGGCACGGGTTCGAGATCGGCAACCACACCGCCACGCACGCCAACCTGGGCTCCTCCAGCGCCGCCAAGGTGCGGCAGGAGATCGCGGCCAACCAGAAGGCGATCACCGCCGCCGTGCCGGGGACGACGGTGCGGACGCTGGCGCTGCCGTTCGGGATCAAGCCGAACCCGCCCTCGCTGGCGGTGCGCGGCGAGCACGGCGGGGTCCGGTACGCGCACCTGGGGGTGTTCCTGGTGGGGTCGAACCCGTCGCCGTCGGTGTTCGACGCGTCGTTCGACCCGCAGAACATCCCGCGGATCCGCTCGCAGGGGCCGAAGGGCCAGGACGCGAACTTCGCCTCCACCCGGTGGCTGAACGACCTGGCCTCCCCTGAGGGCGACCGCTACACCTCGGACGGGGACCCGACGAAGATCTCCTACCCGCGGGGCACGACCGCCCAGGTCGCCCCGGCCTGGCGGAAGCTCGCCCGGCCCTACTGA